The Gossypium hirsutum isolate 1008001.06 chromosome A03, Gossypium_hirsutum_v2.1, whole genome shotgun sequence genome contains the following window.
GAAGAGCTCAGAAGATTCAGGCAGTGGATTTTCCTGGAATCAAAAAAAGAGAGGAACAAAACCCAATGTCATATATGCTGACAACTAgacaaaatttctaaataataatataattaaaaaataaatacagatAAACTTCAGTACAATCATTTAAAATGAGaatcacaaaattaaaaggaAGTCAGCAAAAAATGTACTACCTTAGCTTGAGCAATTGCGTCATCTACCTCTTTTCTTATTTCCTTCTCAATGTCCTGACAAATTTTTTCCAAATACTTTCATATATCTATCACCATAGATAAGTCTAACGATATTTCCATGCTGATAGCTTCATAAATGAACTTAGTTAAAAATACCTTCAACTCTTTCTCAGTAGCTAGGTCATGAGACAATATCAGCTTCCTAATTCTTTCAACTGGATCACGCTCCTAGAAACATCACATCTAGAATGTCAGTTTTGGATTAACTTTGATTAAAATACAACATGAAATATCTAACATCTAACAAATGAATCCCTGAAAAGGCAACGTGATTGAAAATCAACCTGTCTAACACCAGTAATCTCATCACGGGTTCGATAGGTGCTTCCAGGATCAGACATGGAATGACCGTGATACCTATAAGTGTCCATTTCAAGAATCTGCATATAGGCACAACAAACTAACATAATTTATTatgcaataaaatatagaaaatggtATGAGGTTTCGCAAAGGCAATAGCACCGTATAAATATTTCTTATCAACTAATTAGATAAATTGCAAATCTAAATCCTTCCTTCAAACCCAACCCAATTATCATGACTTATAAAGACCACGAAATTAGGATTCATATATAATTAGGCACTTGTAGAATGACGTTTCCACAACTTTGAACTCATGTCATAATATATATGTCATAGTAATATATTATGATGATAATTATGATGACATATAAGACACAAAAGCACAGGCATATAAAATTGTGTTTTCACTCAAGCAAGCATTTATTTTTGTACCTCGCACTTGAAGCAATATGAGGATTCTCACACATAGACTGCACTTTCGCTTTATATGTGGCAATGAAAAGTGAAAAAGAATACAGCTTTTGCCTCCTATTACTATTATCTAGGCCATTAGATTGTCACCGTAAACATCTTTTCATCAAATATAAGCAAAAAAGCAAACTTATCAGCTACCCAGTGATTACCATATATCTTTAGGGCATGATCAGCACAACTATCAATACCAAGCAACTGATATTGGAGATTCACGAATCCCTTAAAGCTTTTGTAACATAAATAGATGCTCATCGTTTCTATAAAAGTTAGGAAGTTATGATTACCCTGGACTACAAATTTTCAGAAGATTTCTGAAGCATCTTTAAAGCCATGAAAAtttctcaacttttttttttgtgttttttttttggggagGGGGAGGGGTGTTGGAGAGAGAGGGGAAGGAAAACATTTCTCAAGCAAATGGTTCCAATGTTATTCTGGAAAAGCTCTATCCTTTCCAGTGCGTCTGAAGCACTATTCATTTAGAACCAGATATAATCAAAATGAGGGTAAAAAGTAGATGATTCTTCGAAATTTCAAGGCCACAGTTGAGATCAGTAAGTTAAAGGAGTTTTAGAATTTTACTCCAAGCCTATATAGGTGGGATTTGTACACTGCTAAAATAGAAAGCTTATACTTTTGTACGTCTAAAGATAAAAATTTAAGTGGATAATATGCTTCTAGGTTGGAGAGCCTAGCTCCATATAAAATTCAAGACTCAAAGCTTTGCTGAGCTTCATTTTTATGCTTGAGCTCTGCTCGCAAAAGTTACTTGAGCAGCTAGAGGTCAGCTTGATAGCCTCAACTACGCTTAGTGATTTTCCTTTACTTAGAACTTCAGCTAATATATGAATCcaagattttcaaaattaaaatctgAAACTATGAACCTAAGTAAAGCTATGAATAGACAGCTCACAAcacaaaagatgaaaaagaattattaatataatacagAAAAAAAGGAATTCAACAATGGCCTAAAATGAATAATTCCCCAAAGATCCACATCAACTAATAATGCAGCAGcaacaatataaataaatatataatcaattattttaaGCTAACAGTAAAATTATATAGCACataatgaatgaaagaataaatcaaaatgaaaattaaaaatgaaaaacagaGCTGTATTTATGCAACTTGAATTGCAGTAATATCACAATGCAGCAATAGATTCAAGAAAGTGAAAGATTTGATAGCCATATATTCAAGAAAGGAAAAGATTACATAGGAAACAAAATTGTCATACTTTGGATTTGAGAAGAAAGTTCTTATACGTGCCCAACTGCAAGGTACAGGGCTTGAATCCCACATAGGAAAGCAAGGGGTTTCTTTGTGGGGTTTACATGGATCTAGGCTTTCCAACCTCAACAGCTAGCTTTCGAGGTGTGGTTCTCCAAAGGTCCATATCAATGCCAGCCATCATGTCTCTTAGTTGCAATCATGTAGGACAAGTGGTGATGTCAGTATTGCTATGTTCGCACGAGACTAGATAGTTTAAAGCCATACTGCATAATGTGTGTGGTGATGACGGTATTGTAGTGCTCGCCGAAAGCTAGAAAAAATAACTAGCATAAAGCCAACCCATGGCTCAAATTGTGACGTTGATATTGCAATGTTCACTCAAAGCTAGATTAAGCCGAAGCAAAGCTAACCCCCACGGGCACTAGGACTATGAAGCATGGTGAACTGATATGCGTCCAATTGCAAGGTAAGGGACTTGGATCCCACATAGGAAAGCATGAGATTTCCTTTAGGGGTTTATATGGACCTAGACTCTCTAACCTCAACAGCTAGCTTTTAGGGTGTGGGGTTTATATGAACCTTTGAAGAACCACACCCCAAAAGCTAACTAATGAGGTTGGAGAGCCTAGGTCCATATAAATCTCATAAGGAAATCCCATAATTTCCCAAGTGGGTTCCAAGTCTCATTCCTTGCAATTGGGCACATATGCAATTAAGAAAGATCCATAGGAGAACTCAATTTTGGAGTTTGAAAGAGGCAATAAATGCAGAGAATAATCATTAGAATTGTATTTTTTGAAAGATTGTCTCTTTTACTTGGAGAGTTGGGCTTTATGTATATAGGTTGGTAACATTGTAAATACCAAAACTTAACTAAGTATTTTTGTAATTCacttagatatatatataatatgttaaaGAAACGAAAGGCTTGAGTAAGTTTTACAATATTCTCAATCAGGTACTAAATGGCTTAAACTCAGCTACGAATAAAATTATGCACAAAGTCAAGTCAACAGCCAACTCGCTTACACCTCTAATGTAGAGCCAAAAAGTTTTAACAGCtacaaaataaaaaacattcCAACTTCCTAATACAACTTATCAGCTTCAAAAGAGACTTCTGGTAATGATTCGACCATTAAGAGAAatgaaataacaaataatatatcACCTAATCCACTTTTCAAATCTCACCAAGTATATTCTAATTTGTAGCCAAAAATGATCATATTCTTCAATAGTTCAATTGCCATTTCATCTAATATTTCACCAAGTCACTTATTTAAATATctaaataacaaaacaaataGAAAGTTGCTTGTTTCACTTTACCTTATGCTATCCAAAttactacatatatatacacaaacacACACATATAAGCTTCATCTCCTTGTCAGCTCCCCTCTAAAGAATCCAAACATGCTAATATTGTTAAAATGGGACAGAATCAAACTGCTAGAAAAACAGCAGCAAAACACTCAGGCCCATCCCAAAGGTAACAAGTGTTTTGCATAGTCTAGTCCATTATATGCAGATCTCCTGTATTTTAGTACTTCTGCAATCTAGTCTCAAGGAGTGACCTTCCAATCTTAAGGCTTTGGATGCAATACAACCCTTATTATAgcataatatatcaaaataaaatatcacaCTGCAAAATTTTAGATCTATGTCTTCAGTACCACAAGCATAAAACAGTTTGAAACAAGCACAATATTCCAACAAAGTGTTGTATCCTGTTGCTTGGTGCTCAAATGTTGTAAATCAAATATTGATTAATCagaaaaagttcaaaatgaaGCACGTATCTCTCATAGTGTAGAAGAGAAACAATAACATATTCTATGAGTCTACTAACTGTAGAGGTGACTAGTAGAATTAGCTTATAAGGTTAAGCATGTAATTATGGAGTTTGTTCAAGCATGATCAATCATGTAGCAGGGGATTTGATCTCTAACAGCTTTAGGCATAAGGAAGataacacaatttacacaaacAAACACTAAAATGAGTGATGAAGAAAACCAAAGTTTTCTCAAGTTGATGTGGTAGATTCACACCTTTAAATAAAGAAGTATTAGTATGTGGAAAATGGCCAGAAAATGAGCACAATAAAagattattaaaaagaaaaaaatgaaaaacaggTAATAGCTGGATGAATAAACTTACAATTGGTCCATTCTTCAAAGCATGTTCTTTGGCAAACGTGCAAGCTTGCTTCACAGCAAGAGCATCCATTCCATCCACCTAGAAGATATGAAACACATAACAAATAGAATTGAAGTTAAAAAGTATATCAATGTCTACCGTCTGGAGAAAAGGAATTTTAAGCATGCATTATCCTAAGACATGTTTtgtcagaaaaaaaaaattattcttcttAAGCTGAACAGAAAGGTTGTTGCTTTTAAAGTTCTGCTAGAAGGCATTCTTTTTGCATCAATGCCTTACATCTTAGAAGAAAACAACCTTAAATATTAAGAACCGATAGTATAAGCAGGAAAAATCCCTTGAGATTCTGCTTTTCTGAAACTTCATTCAAACTTTTAGCTTCTAATATAAAAGGATAAGAGAACAAAACAACAATATAAAACCAGCAGAAGAAGCATCTCACATGGCACAAAATCACAACTATCACAGTTTTTTACCATCCACTATCACTCTTACGACATCTACGGTCGTAGTCACTTCGACATCACATACATCTAAATCCTCATTTACTTAATAATCATAATAACAATACTAAAGAACCAACAAATTACAACCACTATTTATCTCTCAGCCAACCAAGTCTCACCTTCAAACCAGGAGCATAATCCCCACGTTTGTAGTAAGCAGGACTCTTTGCGGCTCTCCATTCAGCCGTCCCCATACCATCTGTTACATCAAATAAATAAAGTCCACAAAAATTTAATAGaccaataaaatttcattccaattcaAATTGCTCACAATGATTATTCTCGCAGACCAAAATTGCAGGCAGATCCCAAAGTGCAGAGATGTTCAAAGCCTCAAACAACTGCCCTTGATTAGCAGCCCCATCACCATATAAAGCAAAGGTGACCGCTTCGTCTTTAGAATACTTTTGGGCAAACGCCAAGCCACATCCTAAAGGAACCTGGGCTCCGACAATCCCGTGACCGCCATAGAAATTTGAATCCTTCTTGTAAAAATGCATCGAACCTCCTTTGCCCCTAGAACATCCAGCCTGGCGTCCCATCAGCTCGGCGAAAACTTCCAGCAGGGTCCCACCGCGAGCGACGAACGTGCAGTGGTCACGATAGGCGGTTATGATACAGTCCTTTTTAGTTATGGAAGCTTCCATGCCGACGGCGACAGCTTCTTGACCGTCGTACAAGTGGCAGAAACCGCGGATGAGCTTGGCCTTGTAGAGTGAATCGGCAGCGATCTCCATCCGACGCATCAGCGCCATGTCCCGGAAGAAGGTGAGGAGCTCCTTGGCATTGGTCTGGACGGAGCGTGAGGGGGTGTCGCACTGGTGAGAGGTGAAAGGAACGGAGGTCTCCACAGTTATGGGAGTGGTATCGGTGGAGATCGGGCGTCGGAGGGAGATGGCAGAGCAGAGGGGTTTCAGAAGATCAGCGGAgcgtgaagaagaagaagaagaggcgAGCCGCGATAGAGCCATGCCCACCGTCGTATTAAGAGATGGCGGTTGATCGGATCTAAAGAGAGAGCGAAGGAAAAAGGAAAGCGAATAAGAGAGTTTGGTATATTTGGTGGAGAGGAATTAAATATTGATTGTTGTAGCGGGGGAGATTTTCAACTCTTCACTGCTTctaaagaattatttttaaacattattCCATATCCCATTTTAATCGTAATATAATAATCCTTAAATATATCTAATAAGTCAATTAAGTAGCTTTTAATGTAGAGCATCTTTCTATATCTctcgaaaattttatttttattaataatttttattcttaaattgAATTCTAACCAATCAAATTTTTCGATAATTTATAATAatctctttttttattaaatttaaaaatgtaaattagaagagataaataataaaataagaataaaataagataataaagaaagCACATTTATTGTATTTCTAGTTATGTAAATgatggaattaaagattattgaacAAGGAAAAGTTAAGCATGCAAAAGTAGATATAAATACTTTGACGGTAACCTCTGATGCTGTTGATTGGCCAGCAAAAGGAAAAAACCAAGCAAACCTTAGATG
Protein-coding sequences here:
- the LOC107886628 gene encoding pyruvate dehydrogenase E1 component subunit alpha, mitochondrial — protein: MALSRLASSSSSSRSADLLKPLCSAISLRRPISTDTTPITVETSVPFTSHQCDTPSRSVQTNAKELLTFFRDMALMRRMEIAADSLYKAKLIRGFCHLYDGQEAVAVGMEASITKKDCIITAYRDHCTFVARGGTLLEVFAELMGRQAGCSRGKGGSMHFYKKDSNFYGGHGIVGAQVPLGCGLAFAQKYSKDEAVTFALYGDGAANQGQLFEALNISALWDLPAILVCENNHYGMGTAEWRAAKSPAYYKRGDYAPGLKVDGMDALAVKQACTFAKEHALKNGPIILEMDTYRYHGHSMSDPGSTYRTRDEITGVRQERDPVERIRKLILSHDLATEKELKDIEKEIRKEVDDAIAQAKENPLPESSELFTNVYAKGLGVESFGADRKEVRAVLP